The Streptomyces sp. NBC_01353 genome contains a region encoding:
- a CDS encoding FAD/NAD(P)-binding protein gives MAVVGAGAAGALVAVQLCEAAARRRTPLDLVLIDPAAEAGRGTAYASEVAEHRLNVPVGGMSCYPDDPGHFLRWLCRHGESAVTATDFASRYRFGSYLADTLGRAIITAHGTVSVRRLRARATRCADTAEGRLELRLADGGTVTADTVVLATGPAAGTSGWATDELRGSDRFIARPWAPGALDAVGAHDDVLLVGTGLTAVDLALVLDRPGRTVHALSRSGLLPQPHAVAPLPPVPPPPGLAALPLHHLRTELRRHLAASMRDHGDWRPALDGLRPGIVALWQGLTDEERAEFLDRDATRWNVHRHRMAPTTAESIARARAARRLRIHAGRIASAAPREDGRLAVALADGRELTVAWVVDCTGPGLRMDASGDPLWGGLLADGLAAPGPLGIGVATDAGRLRDTDGRSERPLFTLGSPRRGELWETTAIPEIRAQAKDIAEAVLAPLTRTPQTTRRRPTDQFGLPLSTHAAAAASFRSGLARVVTVRAKAAEAFARATELDPGFALGHAALALLGDECGADVDVHRELADAQRSAAERGDERERSFVDVVTRRVRAHDGNGGEDGDRALVDHLDRFPGDAFALSIAVPTIAFSGVGDLDGTLAQRLVERTAPAYDGHWFHTSLLAFLRQEQGRIDEAGALARVALAAEPASGHAVHALAHVHYESGEHRAGRDWLDGWIGGQGRGAVHRAHFSWHVALHELALDDAEAVRRRWFAQLAPRQVNGVRALVDSGSLLWRARMSRNWTGPVPVGGVLDAVARDLVERPATAFTALHSAVALTAAGDLPALRRLRTHAAGADAVQREVIAPLCRALEAVLEEQWTTAVEGLRGLLPTLRRVGGSAAQREVVEETLLYALMEAGHSDAARHLLEQRLDRRASPLDRRRLTDLPG, from the coding sequence GTGGCCGTCGTCGGCGCGGGCGCGGCCGGGGCGCTCGTCGCCGTCCAGCTGTGCGAAGCGGCGGCGCGCCGGCGCACGCCCCTCGACCTGGTCCTGATCGACCCGGCGGCGGAGGCGGGACGCGGAACGGCGTACGCCAGCGAGGTCGCCGAACACCGGCTCAACGTCCCGGTCGGCGGGATGAGCTGCTACCCGGACGACCCCGGCCACTTCCTGCGCTGGCTCTGCCGCCACGGCGAATCCGCCGTCACAGCCACCGACTTCGCGTCCCGCTACCGCTTCGGCTCGTACCTCGCCGACACCCTGGGCCGCGCCATCATCACCGCCCACGGCACGGTCTCCGTACGCCGCCTGCGCGCGAGGGCGACGCGCTGCGCCGACACCGCCGAAGGGCGCCTGGAACTCCGGCTCGCCGACGGCGGGACCGTGACCGCCGACACCGTCGTCCTGGCCACCGGGCCCGCCGCGGGCACCTCCGGCTGGGCCACGGACGAACTGCGCGGCTCCGACCGGTTCATCGCCCGCCCCTGGGCACCCGGCGCGCTCGACGCGGTCGGCGCGCACGACGACGTGCTGCTGGTCGGCACCGGACTGACCGCCGTCGACCTCGCGCTCGTCCTCGACCGGCCCGGCCGCACCGTCCACGCCCTGTCCCGCAGCGGCCTGTTGCCCCAACCCCACGCCGTCGCTCCGCTCCCGCCCGTACCGCCGCCGCCGGGACTCGCGGCCCTGCCACTGCACCACCTGCGCACCGAACTGCGGCGCCATCTGGCCGCCTCGATGCGCGACCACGGCGACTGGCGGCCCGCCCTGGACGGGCTGCGCCCCGGCATCGTGGCGCTCTGGCAGGGCCTCACGGACGAGGAGCGGGCCGAGTTCCTCGACCGCGACGCCACCCGGTGGAACGTCCACCGGCACCGGATGGCCCCGACCACCGCCGAGAGCATCGCCCGCGCCCGCGCCGCCCGCCGCCTGCGGATCCACGCCGGCCGGATCGCCTCGGCCGCGCCCCGGGAGGACGGCCGGCTCGCCGTCGCGCTCGCCGACGGACGGGAACTGACGGTGGCCTGGGTGGTGGACTGCACCGGGCCCGGGCTCCGGATGGACGCCTCGGGCGACCCGCTGTGGGGCGGGCTGCTCGCCGACGGCCTCGCGGCGCCCGGACCGCTCGGCATCGGTGTCGCCACCGACGCCGGCCGGCTGCGCGACACCGACGGCCGCAGCGAGCGGCCTCTGTTCACCCTCGGCAGCCCGCGACGCGGCGAGCTGTGGGAGACCACCGCGATCCCCGAGATCAGGGCCCAGGCCAAGGACATCGCCGAGGCCGTGCTCGCCCCGCTCACCCGCACTCCGCAGACCACCCGCCGCAGGCCCACCGACCAGTTCGGCCTGCCGCTGTCGACCCATGCCGCCGCCGCGGCCTCCTTCCGCAGTGGGCTCGCCAGGGTCGTCACCGTACGGGCGAAGGCGGCCGAGGCTTTCGCCCGGGCCACCGAGCTCGACCCCGGCTTCGCCCTCGGCCATGCCGCACTCGCCCTGCTCGGCGACGAGTGCGGCGCGGACGTCGACGTGCACCGGGAACTCGCCGACGCCCAGCGCAGCGCGGCAGAACGCGGCGACGAGCGCGAACGCTCCTTCGTCGACGTCGTCACCCGCCGGGTCCGCGCCCACGACGGGAACGGTGGCGAGGACGGCGACCGGGCGCTCGTCGACCACCTCGACCGCTTCCCCGGCGACGCCTTCGCCCTCTCCATCGCCGTCCCCACCATCGCCTTCTCCGGGGTCGGCGACCTCGACGGCACGCTGGCCCAGCGGCTCGTGGAGCGCACGGCGCCGGCCTACGACGGCCACTGGTTCCACACCTCGCTCCTCGCCTTCCTCCGCCAGGAGCAGGGGCGCATCGACGAGGCGGGCGCCCTCGCCCGGGTCGCCCTGGCGGCCGAGCCCGCCTCCGGGCACGCCGTGCACGCCCTCGCCCACGTCCACTACGAGTCCGGCGAGCACCGGGCCGGCCGCGACTGGCTCGACGGCTGGATCGGCGGCCAGGGCAGGGGCGCCGTGCACCGGGCCCACTTCTCCTGGCACGTGGCGCTGCACGAACTCGCCCTGGACGACGCCGAGGCGGTACGCCGACGCTGGTTCGCCCAGCTCGCACCCCGCCAGGTGAACGGCGTACGGGCACTCGTCGACTCCGGCTCGCTGCTCTGGCGGGCCCGGATGTCGCGGAACTGGACCGGCCCCGTCCCCGTCGGCGGGGTACTCGACGCGGTCGCCCGCGATCTGGTCGAACGGCCCGCGACCGCGTTCACCGCCCTGCACAGCGCCGTCGCCCTGACCGCCGCCGGCGATCTGCCCGCGCTCCGCCGGCTGCGTACCCACGCCGCCGGCGCGGACGCCGTGCAGCGGGAGGTCATCGCTCCGCTGTGCCGCGCCCTCGAGGCCGTCCTGGAGGAGCAGTGGACCACCGCAGTGGAGGGGCTGCGCGGTCTGCTGCCCACCCTCCGCCGGGTGGGCGGCAGCGCCGCGCAGCGCGAGGTCGTCGAGGAGACCCTGCTCTACGCGCTGATGGAGGCGGGCCACAGCGACGCGGCCCGCCACCTCCTGGAACAGCGCCTCGACCGCCGCGCCTCCCCGCTCGACCGCCGACGCCTGACCGACCTGCCGGGGTGA
- a CDS encoding Rrf2 family transcriptional regulator, which yields MRISARTDYAVRAMAELACSPDRPLKAEDIAGRQDIPVRFLFVVLSELRQARLVRSVRGPDGGYTLARPPAEITLADVVRAMDGPLVSVRDLKLTGLEYQGAAAPMPDVWRAVRTSLRQVLEGTTLADLASGTLPALVRERAREYNDDVRTYP from the coding sequence GTGAGGATCTCAGCAAGAACGGACTACGCGGTCCGGGCCATGGCGGAGCTGGCCTGCTCCCCCGACCGGCCCCTGAAGGCGGAGGACATCGCGGGCCGTCAGGACATCCCCGTCCGCTTCCTCTTCGTCGTCCTCAGCGAGTTGCGTCAGGCCCGGCTGGTACGGAGCGTGCGCGGCCCGGACGGCGGGTACACCCTCGCCAGACCCCCCGCGGAGATCACCCTCGCCGATGTCGTCCGCGCGATGGACGGGCCCCTCGTGAGCGTGCGCGACCTGAAGCTGACCGGTCTGGAGTACCAGGGCGCCGCCGCGCCCATGCCGGACGTGTGGCGGGCCGTACGCACGAGTCTGCGCCAGGTCCTGGAGGGCACGACCCTCGCGGACCTGGCCTCGGGAACACTGCCCGCGCTCGTACGGGAGCGGGCCCGGGAGTACAACGACGACGTACGGACCTATCCGTAG
- a CDS encoding antibiotic biosynthesis monooxygenase, whose product MERHFVWVTTRRIKPGTLEEFERAWRPGFSPDGLRRALAYWSEDGQEITGVSFWDSQEACDAWRSSDAERERREVMAPYVVQETEGFYRGGELSLPAR is encoded by the coding sequence ATGGAGCGGCACTTTGTCTGGGTGACCACGCGCCGCATCAAGCCGGGCACCCTGGAGGAGTTCGAGCGGGCCTGGCGCCCCGGCTTCTCCCCCGACGGACTGCGCCGAGCCCTGGCCTACTGGTCCGAGGACGGGCAGGAGATCACCGGAGTCTCCTTCTGGGACTCACAGGAGGCCTGCGACGCCTGGCGGTCCTCCGACGCCGAGCGGGAGCGGCGCGAGGTCATGGCGCCGTACGTCGTCCAGGAGACCGAAGGCTTCTACCGGGGCGGCGAACTGAGCCTGCCCGCACGGTGA
- a CDS encoding M28 family peptidase — MEPGHEVGDDVLPDVPELVGELTRRADPRRLRRDVEFLADRPRGRIHAPEAMVRAETHVAEELTRAGWRTERQPFDVRWRPGCTDRPGGAMPPLRFRLHRRLTGANLLATLPGPTVKGDRPTVLVGAHLDTVEGSPGADDNASGVAALLEIARLLRGLPRPPAVTLACFDMEELGFIGSRAAARALRRGRRVSGMICLESVGCFATGTGTQALPPGFGAVFPRVAASVRAAGRRGDFTLVVHRRSSDEAADLWRRAARAAEPPLPVVTLRDPRPDGPLGALAGLVLPPVNHLGRSDHTAFWNARIPAVMLTGTANFRNPRYHRPTDTPDTLDYDRLTTVAVATAVTAVCWRPV; from the coding sequence ATGGAACCCGGCCACGAGGTGGGCGACGACGTGCTCCCCGACGTGCCGGAGCTCGTCGGGGAACTGACCCGGCGGGCCGACCCGCGACGCCTGCGGCGCGATGTGGAGTTCCTCGCCGATCGCCCGCGCGGTCGGATCCATGCGCCCGAGGCCATGGTCCGGGCCGAGACCCATGTGGCGGAGGAGCTGACCCGGGCCGGCTGGCGGACCGAACGGCAGCCCTTCGACGTACGGTGGCGTCCCGGCTGCACCGATCGCCCCGGCGGCGCGATGCCACCGCTCCGGTTCCGGCTGCACCGACGGCTCACCGGCGCGAACCTGCTGGCCACGCTGCCAGGCCCGACGGTGAAGGGAGACCGTCCCACCGTCCTCGTCGGAGCGCACCTCGACACCGTCGAGGGAAGCCCCGGCGCCGACGACAACGCCTCCGGGGTTGCCGCGCTCCTCGAGATCGCCCGGCTGCTCCGCGGGCTGCCGCGGCCGCCTGCGGTCACCCTCGCCTGCTTCGACATGGAGGAGCTGGGGTTCATCGGCTCCCGGGCCGCGGCGCGGGCACTGCGCCGAGGACGTCGTGTCAGCGGCATGATCTGTCTGGAGTCGGTCGGCTGCTTCGCGACGGGGACGGGAACGCAGGCGCTGCCGCCGGGGTTCGGCGCGGTCTTCCCCCGCGTGGCCGCCTCCGTGCGCGCGGCCGGGCGGCGAGGCGACTTCACCCTCGTGGTCCATCGCCGCTCGTCGGACGAGGCTGCCGACCTCTGGCGCCGGGCGGCACGGGCCGCCGAGCCCCCGCTGCCCGTCGTCACCCTGCGCGACCCGCGTCCGGACGGCCCGCTGGGAGCCCTCGCGGGCCTCGTGCTGCCGCCGGTGAACCACCTCGGCCGCAGCGACCACACCGCGTTCTGGAACGCGCGGATTCCGGCCGTCATGCTCACGGGCACGGCGAACTTCCGGAATCCTCGCTACCACCGGCCGACGGACACCCCCGACACCCTCGACTACGACCGTCTGACGACCGTGGCCGTCGCCACCGCCGTCACCGCCGTGTGCTGGCGGCCCGTCTAG
- a CDS encoding EF-hand domain-containing protein yields MATFDPITRRLLRLFAVLDTDGKGFVTWSDHRRVVEAYADAYGLAEDDPRLQALGRAYWAQWLGLLTKAVPGQDRLNQEEFVAAHRAVGYDTDRPELLENLAEAIFRIMDTKGDKRVSKEEFAAYLPVWGVSGDEGPAVFERLDLDRDAYVSQREISRSLRAFHLNNDDLNTPGGIFLGIH; encoded by the coding sequence ATGGCGACGTTCGATCCGATCACCCGTAGGCTTCTGCGACTCTTCGCGGTCCTGGACACCGACGGGAAAGGGTTCGTCACCTGGTCCGACCACCGGCGGGTCGTGGAGGCGTACGCCGACGCCTACGGGCTGGCGGAGGACGATCCCCGGCTCCAGGCTCTGGGCCGGGCGTACTGGGCCCAGTGGCTCGGGCTGCTCACCAAGGCGGTGCCCGGGCAGGACCGGCTGAACCAGGAGGAGTTCGTCGCCGCGCACCGCGCGGTGGGCTACGACACGGACCGCCCCGAGCTGCTCGAGAACCTCGCGGAGGCGATCTTCCGCATCATGGACACGAAGGGCGACAAGCGGGTCAGCAAGGAGGAGTTCGCCGCCTACCTCCCTGTCTGGGGTGTGTCGGGCGACGAGGGCCCGGCGGTCTTCGAACGGCTCGACCTGGACCGCGACGCGTACGTCTCCCAGCGGGAGATCAGCCGGTCGCTGCGCGCGTTCCACCTCAACAACGACGACCTGAACACACCGGGCGGCATCTTTCTCGGCATCCACTGA
- a CDS encoding FAD-dependent oxidoreductase, with protein sequence MRTVTVVGASLAGLYAARELRAQGFDGRLVIVGEEAHRPYDRPPLSKDFLTGRADEEQLALADPEEEAELDAEWLLGTRAQGLDARGRTLLLENGRTLVTDGLVIATGASARRLPGTDGLAGVHTLRTLDDARALRAALSGGGLRVVVIGSGFIGAETASSCASLGHEVTVVEAAPLPLLPQLGPEMAAVCAALHRRGGTELITGTGVARLHGQGSVTAVELADGRRLPADLVVVGIGAVPNTGWLAGSTLLLSDGVLCNDGCVTEHPQVVAVGDVARVGGLRAEHWTSATEQPAVAVRNLLAGRTVDSGRPLPYFWSDQYGARIQFAGRRREGDDVRVVEGSTAEGGFLCRYEREGRTTAVLAVDRPRPFMRARRELSSAQPPDRPLPFRPVRAESLAPVPEPG encoded by the coding sequence ATGAGAACCGTCACCGTCGTCGGCGCCTCGCTCGCCGGTCTGTACGCCGCCCGCGAGTTGCGCGCCCAGGGATTCGACGGGCGCCTCGTGATCGTGGGCGAGGAAGCCCACCGGCCCTACGACCGACCGCCGCTGTCCAAGGACTTCCTCACCGGGCGGGCCGACGAGGAGCAACTGGCCCTCGCCGACCCGGAGGAGGAGGCCGAACTCGACGCGGAGTGGCTCCTCGGCACCCGCGCGCAGGGCCTCGACGCACGCGGCCGCACTCTCCTTCTGGAGAACGGCCGCACCCTCGTCACCGACGGGCTCGTGATCGCCACCGGCGCCTCCGCCCGCCGGCTGCCGGGGACCGACGGCCTCGCCGGCGTCCACACCCTGCGCACGCTCGACGACGCACGCGCCCTGCGGGCCGCCCTGAGCGGCGGCGGTCTGCGGGTCGTCGTCATCGGGAGCGGCTTCATCGGCGCCGAGACCGCCTCCTCCTGCGCCTCACTCGGCCACGAGGTCACCGTGGTGGAGGCCGCCCCGCTCCCGCTGCTGCCGCAACTCGGCCCCGAGATGGCCGCGGTGTGCGCCGCGCTGCACCGGCGCGGCGGCACCGAACTGATCACCGGCACGGGCGTTGCCCGGCTGCACGGCCAGGGCTCCGTCACGGCGGTGGAGCTGGCCGACGGCCGGAGGCTCCCCGCCGACCTGGTCGTCGTCGGCATCGGAGCCGTACCCAACACCGGGTGGCTCGCCGGCTCCACCCTTCTGCTGAGCGACGGAGTCCTCTGCAACGACGGCTGCGTCACCGAACACCCGCAGGTCGTGGCCGTGGGTGACGTCGCCCGCGTCGGCGGGCTGCGCGCCGAGCACTGGACCAGCGCGACCGAGCAACCCGCCGTCGCCGTACGCAATCTGCTGGCCGGACGGACCGTGGACAGCGGGCGCCCGCTGCCCTACTTCTGGTCGGACCAGTACGGCGCGCGCATCCAGTTCGCGGGGCGCCGCCGGGAAGGGGACGACGTACGGGTCGTCGAAGGGTCCACGGCCGAGGGTGGCTTCCTCTGCCGGTACGAGCGCGAGGGCCGCACGACCGCCGTCCTGGCCGTCGACCGCCCCCGCCCCTTCATGCGAGCCCGCCGGGAGCTGAGCTCCGCTCAGCCGCCCGACCGGCCCCTGCCCTTCCGTCCCGTGCGGGCGGAGTCCTTGGCCCCGGTCCCCGAGCCGGGGTAG
- a CDS encoding bifunctional 3-phenylpropionate/cinnamic acid dioxygenase ferredoxin subunit: MIPVCRLEDLPVGESVRIDTTPPIAVFNADGTLYAIDDTCSHQDASLSEGWLEGCLVECPLHAASFDLRSGRPTCLPARRSVRTHEVVVEDGVIHVRPAVREGTAA; this comes from the coding sequence GTGATTCCCGTCTGCCGCCTTGAAGACCTCCCCGTGGGCGAATCCGTCCGGATCGACACCACTCCGCCGATCGCGGTGTTCAACGCCGACGGCACGCTGTACGCCATCGACGACACATGCAGCCATCAGGACGCCTCTCTCTCCGAGGGATGGCTCGAAGGCTGTCTGGTCGAATGCCCGCTCCACGCCGCCTCATTCGACCTTCGCTCCGGCCGGCCGACCTGCCTGCCCGCGCGGCGGTCCGTCCGCACGCACGAGGTCGTCGTCGAGGACGGCGTCATCCATGTCCGGCCGGCCGTACGGGAGGGCACCGCAGCATGA
- a CDS encoding IclR family transcriptional regulator: MQSVDRAVSVLEILARHGEVGVTEIADELDVHKSTAFRLLGVLENRGLVSQAQDRGKYFLGAGILRLAGAAAVRLDISQEAAPVCRELADELGETVNIAVLDDDAAVNIMQARGPASVTAQNWLGRRTPLHATSSGKVLLAHLPVTLREGLLARALPRFTEHTVTSAGMLRAELDSAHAQGFAIAAEELELGLHAVAAPVRAHDGRVIGAISVSGPAYRLERERLTELAARTVVAADELSRRMGYAI; encoded by the coding sequence ATCCAGTCGGTGGATCGTGCCGTCAGCGTCCTCGAGATCCTGGCCCGGCACGGCGAGGTCGGGGTCACCGAGATCGCCGACGAGCTGGACGTGCACAAGTCCACCGCGTTCCGGCTCCTCGGGGTGCTGGAGAACCGGGGCCTGGTCTCCCAGGCGCAGGACCGGGGCAAGTACTTCCTCGGCGCCGGCATCCTTCGCCTGGCGGGAGCCGCGGCCGTACGACTGGACATCTCGCAGGAGGCCGCGCCCGTATGCCGTGAACTCGCCGACGAACTGGGCGAGACGGTCAACATCGCGGTCCTCGACGACGACGCGGCCGTCAACATCATGCAGGCCCGCGGACCCGCCTCCGTGACCGCGCAGAACTGGCTGGGCCGGCGCACTCCCCTGCACGCCACGTCCAGCGGCAAGGTGCTCCTGGCCCATCTGCCCGTGACCCTGCGCGAAGGCCTGCTCGCCCGGGCGCTGCCGCGGTTCACGGAGCACACGGTGACGAGCGCGGGGATGCTGCGCGCCGAACTGGACTCGGCACACGCACAGGGCTTCGCCATCGCCGCCGAGGAGCTGGAGCTGGGACTCCATGCGGTCGCCGCGCCGGTGCGGGCGCACGACGGCCGGGTGATCGGCGCGATCAGCGTCTCGGGTCCGGCCTACCGGCTGGAGCGCGAGCGTCTCACCGAGCTCGCCGCACGGACCGTCGTCGCGGCCGACGAGCTGTCCCGGCGCATGGGTTACGCCATCTGA
- a CDS encoding S-(hydroxymethyl)mycothiol dehydrogenase, which translates to MPHEVRAVVAVEKGAPVEVRTILVPDPGPGEVLVSVQACGVCHTDLHYREGAINDDFPFLLGHEAAGTVESVGEGVTDLAPGDYVVLAWRAPCGTCRSCRRGRPWYCFDSRNATRPMTLEGKPLSPALGIGAFAEKTLVAAGQAVKVDPAARPEAAGLIGCGVMAGYGAAVNTGRVGNGDTVAVIGCGGVGNAAIAGACLNGARKVIAVDIDDRKLDRAEKFGATHTVNSRGTDPVEAVRALTDGFGVDIAIDAVGRPETYKQAFYMRDHAGVLVQVGVPDPEMRIDLPLIDLFSRGGALKSSWYGDCLPSRDFPILIDQYLYGLLDLNSFVTETIGLDDVENAFAKMHRGEVLRSVVIL; encoded by the coding sequence GTGCCGCATGAGGTTCGTGCCGTCGTTGCCGTCGAGAAGGGCGCACCCGTCGAGGTGCGGACGATCCTCGTCCCCGACCCCGGTCCCGGCGAGGTTCTCGTCTCCGTGCAGGCCTGCGGGGTCTGCCACACCGATCTGCACTACCGGGAAGGGGCGATCAACGACGACTTCCCGTTCCTGCTCGGCCACGAGGCGGCCGGCACCGTCGAGTCCGTGGGCGAGGGGGTCACCGACCTGGCGCCGGGCGACTACGTCGTCCTCGCCTGGCGCGCCCCGTGCGGCACCTGTCGCTCCTGTCGCCGCGGCCGCCCCTGGTACTGCTTCGACTCCCGCAACGCGACCCGGCCGATGACCCTCGAAGGGAAGCCGCTGTCGCCCGCGCTCGGCATCGGCGCCTTCGCCGAGAAGACCCTGGTGGCGGCCGGACAGGCGGTGAAGGTCGACCCCGCCGCCCGGCCCGAGGCGGCCGGGCTCATCGGCTGCGGCGTGATGGCCGGTTACGGCGCGGCCGTGAACACCGGACGGGTCGGCAACGGCGACACCGTGGCCGTGATCGGCTGCGGCGGCGTCGGCAATGCGGCCATCGCGGGCGCCTGTCTGAACGGGGCCCGCAAGGTCATCGCCGTCGACATCGACGACAGAAAGCTGGACCGGGCGGAGAAGTTCGGCGCCACCCACACGGTCAACTCCCGTGGCACGGACCCCGTCGAGGCCGTGCGCGCGCTGACCGACGGATTCGGGGTGGACATCGCCATCGACGCCGTCGGCCGACCGGAGACGTACAAGCAGGCCTTCTACATGCGGGACCACGCCGGAGTACTCGTCCAAGTCGGCGTCCCCGACCCGGAGATGAGGATCGACCTTCCGCTGATCGACCTCTTCTCGCGCGGCGGCGCGCTGAAGTCGTCCTGGTACGGCGACTGTCTGCCGAGCCGCGACTTCCCGATCCTGATCGACCAGTACCTCTACGGCCTCCTGGACCTCAACTCCTTCGTCACCGAGACGATCGGGCTCGACGACGTCGAGAACGCCTTCGCCAAGATGCATCGCGGCGAGGTGCTGCGCTCGGTGGTGATCCTGTGA